Within the uncultured Draconibacterium sp. genome, the region TGGGGGAATCGATGAGAAAAAAACGAAACATTTATAGTGAATAAAAAACAGTAAATTTGTTGTAATCTGACAGAAGAAAAACGTTCTCTTTTTTGGTGAAAATGGTCGGTGGTCAATTTGCTCCGGCGCAGGTGGTCAATTTGACTGGCGTTTCCACCATGGTAATTCAGCTTTCGGGCTTTCCCCGGTTTTACGCTGATACGCGCATCGGGATCGCTGGGACTGTAATGTGTTTTGTTGCTGGTGTATTTGGCTCCCTTGTTCCTCGATCCGGGGCGTGCATCCTGGTCTTTTGACCATTTCTTTGTCCGAGACTTTATGCCCTGAAGCTCTCGCTTGTCTGCTGTTATGGTTTGTTGCTGGTGACTGGCTTTGTTGTTTTTTGCTTTTCGATGGGGATAGTTTTCTTTATCCTTTGTATTTAAATGCCGCACCCTGCGGAGATAATCATCCAATTCTTCTTCCGGGACTTTCAATTCAAGGCTGTCCATGCTTGCATTGGCTTTTATCGGCGCAGAATCCATTGCCTGCGTATGACCGGAAACCATCCCTTTTTCTATGCACATCCGTAAAACCTGTTCAAATACTTTTTCGAATAATGCTTCCGGAAACAACTGGCGGGTCCGGCTTAAGGTACTGTGCCACGGCAATTCTTCATCGATGTCGAACCCTAAAAAATAGAGGATGTCTAAACGCATGGAACAATGATCAATTATATGCCGGTCGCTGATGATATTTTCAAGATACCCTACCAAACAAAGCTTATAAAACACGATCGGGTCGATACTTTTTTGACCACATGAACCATAATAAGCTTTGGTCTGGGAATACAGAAATGATAAATCCAGAACTTCTTTTAACCTGCGATAGAAATTTTCTTTGGGAACGCGGTGAGATAACTGGAAGTTGGAAAACAGTTTCTCGTGATAAACTTTCTTCCCCTGCATTTTTATTTACAAGTTAATGAAAGATAGCTTCTTACTCTCCGAGATTATGCTAAATTTGTTAACAAAACATGGTGAGTTGTGCAACAGACACATTTTGCAAATTGCATTGCGGGGTTCTGTAAATATTTCAAGCAAAAGCAAGTCAAAACAGAATACGGCAAATGATATGTAATGGGTTTTAAATGAGTTACTTATTTCTTCTTTGAATTTTGTGAACAAACAGATTTCAGCAGAATATTGCAGCTTTTCTGTTACCAAACCGTTAACCGGTCAGTCACCAAAACAACAATTGGTAACGAAAAGCTGTAAGCAGAAATCCAAACGTTTTTTTATTCACTGATTCACTGTGTTTTGCATAGCAAAGAGCGCTTGTATAACGGGTAATTTTACCCAGTAAAATTATAAGCGTATGAAAGTAGAAAAATTCAAGGTAGTGCTCTACCTGAAAAAGAGCAGTCCCGATAAATCGACCAAAGCAAGAGACAAAATTTGAATCGAAACTGGTGGAGATATTCAAACCGAAATAGTTAGTCGTTAAAATCAGCAAAATGATTTATTAATGCTGTCGAAATCAATAACATTGTCGAAATAATACTTTAAGTTATGACGATGGGTCACAAAAACAATGGTTATTTGTTTTTTCAATTTGACTAGGTGTTCCATGATTTGTTTTTCTGTTTTCGGGTCTAATGCTGATGTTGCCTCATCGAGCAACAATAATTTGGGTTCACGGATAAGCACACGTGCCAATGCCAGCCGTTGCCTTTCGCCACCCGAAAAATGATAGGCATAATTTGCAATGGAGGTATTAAGCCCTGAACTTTGTTGTCGTACCAATCCGTCGGCATTCACTTGTTTTAGGATGTCGTAAATCTGGCTATTAGTCAGGCATTTGCTAGAATCCCATATAAGGTTGTCGCGGATTGTCCCGTCAACGAAAAACGAATCTTGCGGCAGGTAGCCCAATGAATTTCTCCATTGAGGCAATAAACCTTCGGTAAGGTTTTTCCCGTCAATGGTAATAATACCGGTGGCTGTGTTTTGCAGCCCGGCAATAATGTCGATCAAGGTGGTTTTCCCGCAACCTGATTTTCCGATGATACCGGTAATCTCATTCGCCTTGATTCTTGCCGAGAAATCAGTAAAAATAGTTTTTCCCTGAACGTATCCGAAATTCAACCGGTTAATGGTTATTTCGTTTTCAATTGTAATTGCTCCATTCCTTTTCTTGCAGAATTCCCCTTCTTCCATTTCTTTGTCCATGTTCAGTATCAGCTTTACCGATTCTACATTCGACACGAGCATATTCAGGTCGTTATTTAGTCCCGAAAACTGCGGAAATATCCGTGCAAATAGGAGGATAAGCACAAATAAAAAGGTCATAGGAAGCAGGAATACACGAAAAGCAAAAAAAACAACGGCAATCAGTACAGCTATCCCTGCAATTGAAAACAAGAACTGGGGTATTGCCCTGTTTTTTAACTGACTATATTGATAATCAAGCATTTGCATATTCGCTTCTTCAAATTTCTTAAAATAAAACTTTTCCGAGTTGTGCACTTTCGCCATTTTTACAGTCAGCCAAAAATCATCGATTTGTTTTAGCATTTTCCTGAAAGCCTGTATGTTCCCTGCTCCCAACATGATTGCTTTTTTCAGATATTTTTGGAGCAGTACAAAAACGAGCAGACCTGTAATCACAACAAAAAATGTGAATTTCATTGATATGGCAGCTGCCAAGAACACGTGGGTAAGGATAAAAATTGTTTTCGATGTCAGTCCCAGATAGAAGTAATAATAAGTCGTCATTTTAGGGATTTCGGTGGTAAGCACCTGAATATGGCTGTGTTTGCTTTTCCCGTTCAGGAAAGACCAATCGCTGGTAATCAATTTTTTAAACAGCTGTTTCCTTATATGGAATGAAAACTCCTGCTGGTAAGCGGCCTGGATGGTGGATTGAAAGTATGTTAAAACTGCAATTGCAATTAATGAAAAAGCAAAAACCGAAAGGACGATGGAAAGGTTCACTTCGATCTCTAATTTGCTGAAAATTACATCGGCAAAATCAGCCCATTTGTTGCCTGTGTCTGTTGCTGTTTCAGGGGACAATAATCCAAGCAGAGGTATTAGCAAAACAATCGAAATTCCCTGCGAAAAGCCCAACAACAGCGAAATCAGGAAAAGCAACACCAATTGGATAGGCTTGTAGTTAAAAAACAAGCCGAAACTCCGTACGATAAACCGGTTGTCAGCCATTGAGGATCCTCCTCTTTAAAAAACTGTACGGGCGGTACAACACATACGAAATTTTGTTTGAAAAATTCTTGGATCTCACATCAACAGACCTTACGAAAATGCCCGGAAAGAATGTGCATTTGTAAGATAATGTTGAGAAAATGAACCATTGATACGCCTTATCTTTTATTATTTCAACATTTGATGTGTAATCAATAAATTCCTGTTCACTGTTTATGCTTTTATCGGCATATTTTATCATTATTCTGTTAGCATGTTTTTTACAGGGGACAGGCAAATGGTTGTTAAAATATTTTTCCAGCAAATAATTGGTTTGACCAACTATCCGTCCTGCTTTCATCAATCGGATTAACCGTTCCAGCAGTTCAATATCTAATTTCTGCTTTGTGTACTCATTAATGTCTATTAACCATTTTAGCCGTTTCCAACCATGCCGTGCCCCGTGTATCAGCAAATACAAAAGTTCAAACTCTTTGTTCAATACCGTGAAATCACGACCGGAAAAGGGAATTGTGGTAATATTCTCATTCATAATTTTTCTGACTTTTTGCATCGGTATTGCAAGCTGGCTGGAAAGCACCCAGTGTATCTCTACACAAAAAAGGGTTTTGCGGTTGAAAAACTCCAGATGATGAATGCTCTGAAGGAAAAGTTCCTGCCTGTGCCTTTCTTTTGGCCAAATAAAATCGTGGGCAAAATCAAAACCTTCCGCTTGCATTGTTTTTACTGCTGCATCAAGATGTTTTTTGTCGATAAGCAAATCAACATCATGGGATAGCCGTATTGTAGGGTCACCGTATAAACGGAGCGAAAGCAAAGGTCCTTTTATGCAGACGAAAGGAATGTTCTGTTGCCTTAGTTTATCGGTAATGAGTAAAAATTGACGGACATGTTCCATCCGTTTCATTTTTTCCTGAACAAACTCATTGCTGCGCTTTTCGCCGAGCCAACGGTCGATTTGTGCATGGCTTAAGCGGTGCCGTTTGTGGAGGTAGTCCCTGTTGTGCAAAAGATCAGTCATCTGTCAAAAATTTAATTGTCGTCCAGTTTCCCATCAAAAATATGTGGGTTTCTGCTGTATTTCTCCATAATGGTTTGATTTATGAGTTTTGTCATGTTATTTTTGTCAACAGCCATTTCCATGCCGGCAAAATATTTATTTTTTTGTTGTCCACCAACACGTCCTCTTCGGAAGCATCTGTCACGATAAAACCTTCGGAAAGGCCATAAGTTTCCATAGCATCGAGCAACCCACGGATTTCACGCTCTCGGACAGCCGGCGTCTCCATTAGAAAACAAACCTGGATTGCCTGAGTTACACAAAACCCATCACGGACAACGAAATCACATTCTGCTTTCCCCGAATTATGATAAAAAAGTTCTCCACCACGTCGGCGCAACTCCACATAAACCAAATTTTCGAGCAAACATCCTTCTTCTCCTGAAAAAAGAAACCCAAGGCGGTGGATCATGGCGTTATCTATGGCATACACTTTTTTGGGGTTGCGTAGTTGTGTTTTGACAGAATTATCCAGTTTGTTTAAAGTGAACAACAAATAAGTATTTCCAACATATTCCAAATAATTTTTAACTGTCGTGGAATTTTTCACGCCTACTACTTTTGCTAAGGAAGTATATGTGACCGGTTTGCCAATATTGCTGACCGCAAAATAGACCAATTCCTTTATTTCACGCTCGTTGACAAGTTGATTGCGTACCATTACATCCTTGTACAAAATATTATCGTACAAAGTTTTCAGGATCATATCGTCGTAAGATTTCAGGTACATGGGAAAGCCCCCAACTGCAAGGTATTTGTCGAAAGCGGCCTGTACCTCCCCGCGTTTCACCGTCCCGGAGATATTGCCGGTCAGTTTTTCTTTTCCGCAAAACCGCAAATATTCGGTGAAAGAGAAAGGATAAAGTTCAATTGCCACATAACAACCCGTGAGGAGCGTTCCCAACTCTTTGCTCAGCATACGCGCATTTGACCCGGTTATAAAAATCTTTTTTCCAAGGTTGTATAACCGCCTGACAAACTGCTCCCATCCTTCGATATTCTGTATTTCATCAAAATAAAAATAATCCTCTTCTCCGTAGAGTTCCACAAAAACTTCATATAACTGTTGGAAATGCCCTACATTGAACGCAGCAAGACGATCGTCGTCGAAATTGAAAAAATAATCTTTTTGAGGCATCTTTTCACGGATTTGCTGTAACAAAACAGATTTCCCGCAACGACGCACCCCTGAAATAATGACAACTTCTTCATTTTGCAAATATCTTTCGGGAAAATTGCGGGCAATAATTTTTTTCCCTCTTAGAAATTTCTTCTGATCTGTAACAATATCTTTCAACAGTTGTTTCATCACGGACAATATTTATGAAGGCAAAGATAATATTATTCCTATTACAAATAGGATAAAAAGCAATTTATCCACATTGACAATAGGAATATTCAATGTTTTACGCCATCGTATAATTTCCCAGATCAATGTTCATAGGCTCGTTGCCGTAATCGTATTCCCCGCCCCCTTGTATCTGTCCTTTCGAAAGGTACGTTCACATAAGTTCATTATGGGCAACAGGTACTCAATCCTAGCATCCGTCAATTTTAAGCGCTTTCTGATTTGCTATTTTTGAAAGGAAACTTATTGTCTCAAAAGTACATGTTTTTTCTTCAATGCTAAACCTGGACATGAGGCTTCGAACAATATCTTCTATTTTTACGGGGGTTTCTACCAATTCCCATATTATTCGTGCTGTTTTATTTAAGCTAAGGTATGTGCCGTTTGCCATATCCATTATAACCAAGTCTTCGCCCAACTGGCTAACAAGCAACTGGTCGTCTTTTCGTTGAACAATACTTTCAGTGGTAAGATTTTCCATGCGTCCGATTTTTATAAATTATATACAAAAATACATTTATTACGAACATACGGAAGCAGCAGGCAAAATAAAAAAGTCTATATTTGGAACAAAATCAATCTTATGTACAAATATTGGGGATTTGGGCTAAAAATAGCTTCCTACATTGAATTTCCGGAACTGTTAAAAGCTGATTTTGATATACCAGATGTTGAGTTTGTTGCAGGCAAAGTCCCGGCAGAAATTAATGGGGAGGCTTTTTCTTTCCGGTGGTTTTCATATCATATCAATAGGCGCGAGTTGCTTTTTACTTCCAATGAAGTGGCAAAATATTACGCTTTCGACGGTTCAAAAGTAATCATTGAGCCATTTGTGCCCGTTACCGATAAAAGGGCAGTGAGGCTGTATTTGCTTGCAACGGTAATGGCGGGCATATTGTTGCAGCGGAACAGGTTGCCGCTCCATGCCTCGGCAGTCAGGCAAAACAACGGTCTTATTTTGATAACCGGCGATTCACATGCAGGGAAATCAACCTCGTTGGCGGGTTTGCTAAAAAAAGGTTATACTGTTTTCAGCGACGATGTGGTTGTGTTGCAGGAAGAACAGGGAATGACATACGCAAAAGCATCCTACCCTATGATAAAACTGTGGGACGACACGCTGACAAAAATGGGGCACCCTATGTTTGAAGACCGTTCTTTCCGAATACAGAAAGATATCGATAAATATGGCCTCTTTTTTCATGACCGTTTTGATATGAATTCCTATTCTATAGATAAAGTATTTGTATTAAAAGTTGACAACAACAGGGAAAGTTTAATCTCACGTAAAATAGCCGGAGGAGAGGCTTTTCATACTTTACTTCGACAAATATATCGTCCTATGCTGATAAGTGGCACCGAGCAAAAGCTTTTATCTTTTAAGTTGGTGACAGATGTTGTAAAAAGCGGAAATGTTATCGAAATTACAAGACCGGCAGATTGCGATACAAATAAATTAGTTGATTTTGTAGAATCGTTATTGTAATAACCAAAATGAAGTTAAGCGAAATACCAAAATATTCAATCAGTGAATACAGTTTATTTGCCGAAGCGTGGTTATTGTTAGCAGCATCTCGCAGCCTGATCTTTTTTCGACCTTTCCGAAAACTTTTACCATTGCTTGGAGTGTCTGTAAATCAGCAATTTGCAGAGAAGGCAGCGACTGAACATGTAGCAGTACATGTGTTTTTAAAGCAAATTCAATATTCGATATTGCGAGCTTCCCGAAGAAGCCCATGGCGTACTATGTGTTTTGAGCAAGCCTTAACAGCACGAATAATGCTAAGCCGACGAAAAATAAAAAGTGTTATTTTCTTTGGTGTTAACATTGATAACGAAAATTCAAATAAAAAAATGACTGCTCACGCCTGGCTAATATGCTCGGGCTTTACGGTAACAGGAGGAAAAAACAACGAAATATATACAGTGGTTGGGCGGTTTCTGGTTTAAGTTATCTTTAATATCTTTGATAGATTGGTTATATTTATACATTCCAAATTTAGTTTTTATACGTCTCAAAAATCGAAATTATGAAAACTAAACCACTATGCACTGAAAGTACATAGGTTTAAGATTGAATGAAACGAGCATCTCAAATTTTTGCCACACAACTTGTCCCGGAT harbors:
- a CDS encoding PqqD family peptide modification chaperone, yielding MENLTTESIVQRKDDQLLVSQLGEDLVIMDMANGTYLSLNKTARIIWELVETPVKIEDIVRSLMSRFSIEEKTCTFETISFLSKIANQKALKIDGC
- a CDS encoding lasso peptide biosynthesis B2 protein — encoded protein: MKLSEIPKYSISEYSLFAEAWLLLAASRSLIFFRPFRKLLPLLGVSVNQQFAEKAATEHVAVHVFLKQIQYSILRASRRSPWRTMCFEQALTARIMLSRRKIKSVIFFGVNIDNENSNKKMTAHAWLICSGFTVTGGKNNEIYTVVGRFLV
- a CDS encoding ATP-binding protein produces the protein MKQLLKDIVTDQKKFLRGKKIIARNFPERYLQNEEVVIISGVRRCGKSVLLQQIREKMPQKDYFFNFDDDRLAAFNVGHFQQLYEVFVELYGEEDYFYFDEIQNIEGWEQFVRRLYNLGKKIFITGSNARMLSKELGTLLTGCYVAIELYPFSFTEYLRFCGKEKLTGNISGTVKRGEVQAAFDKYLAVGGFPMYLKSYDDMILKTLYDNILYKDVMVRNQLVNEREIKELVYFAVSNIGKPVTYTSLAKVVGVKNSTTVKNYLEYVGNTYLLFTLNKLDNSVKTQLRNPKKVYAIDNAMIHRLGFLFSGEEGCLLENLVYVELRRRGGELFYHNSGKAECDFVVRDGFCVTQAIQVCFLMETPAVREREIRGLLDAMETYGLSEGFIVTDASEEDVLVDNKKINILPAWKWLLTKIT
- a CDS encoding ABC transporter ATP-binding protein; protein product: MADNRFIVRSFGLFFNYKPIQLVLLFLISLLLGFSQGISIVLLIPLLGLLSPETATDTGNKWADFADVIFSKLEIEVNLSIVLSVFAFSLIAIAVLTYFQSTIQAAYQQEFSFHIRKQLFKKLITSDWSFLNGKSKHSHIQVLTTEIPKMTTYYYFYLGLTSKTIFILTHVFLAAAISMKFTFFVVITGLLVFVLLQKYLKKAIMLGAGNIQAFRKMLKQIDDFWLTVKMAKVHNSEKFYFKKFEEANMQMLDYQYSQLKNRAIPQFLFSIAGIAVLIAVVFFAFRVFLLPMTFLFVLILLFARIFPQFSGLNNDLNMLVSNVESVKLILNMDKEMEEGEFCKKRNGAITIENEITINRLNFGYVQGKTIFTDFSARIKANEITGIIGKSGCGKTTLIDIIAGLQNTATGIITIDGKNLTEGLLPQWRNSLGYLPQDSFFVDGTIRDNLIWDSSKCLTNSQIYDILKQVNADGLVRQQSSGLNTSIANYAYHFSGGERQRLALARVLIREPKLLLLDEATSALDPKTEKQIMEHLVKLKKQITIVFVTHRHNLKYYFDNVIDFDSINKSFC
- a CDS encoding nucleotidyltransferase family protein; this translates as MTDLLHNRDYLHKRHRLSHAQIDRWLGEKRSNEFVQEKMKRMEHVRQFLLITDKLRQQNIPFVCIKGPLLSLRLYGDPTIRLSHDVDLLIDKKHLDAAVKTMQAEGFDFAHDFIWPKERHRQELFLQSIHHLEFFNRKTLFCVEIHWVLSSQLAIPMQKVRKIMNENITTIPFSGRDFTVLNKEFELLYLLIHGARHGWKRLKWLIDINEYTKQKLDIELLERLIRLMKAGRIVGQTNYLLEKYFNNHLPVPCKKHANRIMIKYADKSINSEQEFIDYTSNVEIIKDKAYQWFIFSTLSYKCTFFPGIFVRSVDVRSKNFSNKISYVLYRPYSFLKRRILNG